In Pectobacterium brasiliense, the genomic stretch GCGGCCGGAAGCTTCCCGGCTCGTACACCCACTGCACTTCCCGTGACGTTGAGCGGGGCAGGATTATTATTGAGACGCAGATTAATTTATAGCGACTGGCCTGGCTATAAAATAAAATAGCCGGAAGGATCGTGAGTTCGCTTCCGGTTTTTATTTATTTTAATTTCTCTCTTTTAATTAGATTACCTTTTTCAACAGAGAGATAATCTTTATCATTACCATGAATAACTTCAACATATTCATTCACTTCCACAGAGTCAATTATCCCGCAAAGATAATTCCACGAGAACTGATTTTTATTATCAAAAAATATCACTCCCCATTCACATGGAACTATATACCTTTCAAATGAAAGTGGAATAATGTCATAAACAATACCACCAAGCCGAGATATCTCACTCCGAACATAATCTGTAAAAAAAATTACCCCATCATCTTTTTTTCCCTGTGACGCATTACAATCTGGGCAACGTGTTTCTTCTGATTCGTAACTAGAATAACAATTCTGACATGTAATATATTTCATGCTGACTCCTATTTTATTGGAATACTGGAAGTAATAATCCCCGATCCTGTTCCACCGATATGAGGATCAGCATGATCAGTAATAACCCGTATTTTTTGAGTCACACCATTTCTCGTTGCCGTACCTTCAAATACGTTTCCAAAAAAACCTTCCCTATTAGAGGCTATTTTATTCAAAGGATTATTCGCAACTTCTTTAGCTGCGCTTGCAATATCCCTATTTCCCCATTCTGATGGGAACAAAGACCCTTTCTGTCTTTTTGGCTTCATTGAGGCATAAGGTTCCTGCCGAGGAGGACCAACATGGGGAGAATGCCTTCTTAAAGAATGCCGAAGGGAGCCAAAAGAATACTCATAGTCCTCCCCGCCCTCTTTTTCCGTCAACCCCAGCGGGTCAACCCACCCCAACGGGTTATGCACATATCCCTGCGGCCTTATTCCCCCGCCCAGCCCTATCGGGTCCGGCGACAGATACTGTCCGCTCTCCGCATCATAGTAACGATGCCGGTTGTAGTAAAGCCCCGTTTCTGCGTCAAACAGTTGACCCTGATAGCGCAGCTCGCAATATACCTCTTCGTTCGCCGCATCCCCCAGGTAGCGCCGCAGCGGGATAGGCCGTCTCTCTTCCCGGTGGGCACCCCACAGCCCCTGTTCCCCGCGCCAGCGCACTTCCCCTTCCTCGCTGCACAGCTCTCTTGCAGTTCCTGTCAGGTCGGTCACGATGTAGTGTAACTGTGTGCTGTCGCTCTGCGCCTCCACCTGTGCCAGCGGACGGAAGCTTCCCGGCTCGTACACCCACTGTACTTCCCGTGCCGCTGACCCGTCCGCACGGTACTGCTGCTGACCAATCAGTTGGTCACCGTCCCACCGGTACGCCACCCGTGCGACCGCCTGCGCTGAAGGGAGTTGCCCCTCACGTACCTTACTGACTCTGCGGCCAAACGCATCGTAACGATAGCGCCAGCGTGCCCCGTCCGGCAGACTCACCCGCACCAGTCGGTCCTGCACGTCCCAGTCAAAGTTCGTTTCCTTTGGCCTGAACCCTGGACGCGTTTCCCGCTTCACCGCCAGACGCCCGCAGTCGTCATACCGGTATTGCGTATGGCCCCGCTCGATTACCCGACCCGCCGCATCATACCGCGCCGACGCCTGTACCACCGCATCCTGCACCTTCAGCGTCTCGCCCAGACCCGGCGCTATCTGCGACACCTCGCACAGGTTCTGTTCGCTGTCGTAGCCAAACAGCCGCGCCTGACGCCGCCGCCCCTCATCACGGCGCTCCGCCGTCACCTGGCCTGCCCCGTTCAGCCGGAAGGCCTGCTCGCCCCAGTGGCTGTCGCTGATGCCCGTCAGCCGGTCCAGCACATCGTACTGATAACGACGCTCCAGCACGTCATTCACCCGGCCGTCTGCCCCTTCCAGCGCCTGGCGCTGCAGCAACCCCGTCGGGCTCCACTCGTGGCGTAATGCAAACCCGCTGCCGTTACTGCGTCGTTGCTCTTCGCCCGCCGCCGTGTGGCTGAACTGCAGCGGCTGGTGTGAACCGATACCCAGTGACGACAGCCGCCCCGACTGCCACGCCAGCTGCAGCGGGGCCAGAATCCCTTCCACCACCGCGCGCTGACCACCCGCGTCGTAACCGCTCTGCACCGCCTCGCCGTTGACCGTTTCCGACGTCACCTGCCCCGCACGGTTATAAGCGTATTCCACCACCGCATCCGGACTGGCGGCTTTCGTCAGCCGGCCGGCCACGTCATACGCCAGTTCCGTGATGCCGTCCGTTTCCCCGTCCGCTTTCTGTGCCGTGATGCGCGTTATCCGCCCTGCTGCATCATGTTCGTAGTGCAGTGCGCTGCCATCCGGCGCGGTGCGCTGCACCAGACGGTCTGCCACATCATACTGATAGCGGTACACCCGCCCGTCGTAATGCCGCTCCTCGCTCAGGCGACCGCTGCGGTCAAAGCCGTACGTCCAGTCCCGTCCCTGGCTGTTCGTCACCCCGGCGAACTCCGCTTCCGCATTGTAGTGGTAGCGCACCGTCGCTCCCAGCGGGTCCGTCGCTTCCAGCAGGTTATCGAACGCGCCATAGCGGAACTGGTAGCGCTGCCCCAGTGCATCCGTTACCGCCGTCAGGTTACCTTCCACATCGTAACCAAACCGCGTCTCGCTGCCGTCTTCGTACACCACTTTCGACGGTGACTCGCGCACACCATCATACTCCCAGCGCCGAACCTGTACGCCCGCTTCATGCCCGATATGCCGCTCTGTCAAACGGTCAAGGTCGTCATAGCGGAACATGACCGGCGGTGCATTATCCCGCTCAAGGCTGCTCAGCAGCCCACGACGATTATAGTGATAACGCTGCAACACGCCGTCCGGGCCTATCACCGTCGACAGCTGTCCCGTGTCACCATAACGGTACAGCCACTCTCGCCCTTCCGGATCGTTCACCTCGATAACCTGCCCTGCCGCATTACGCTGGTAGCGCCATTCGCTGCCTAGCGGATCGATATAGGCCAGCAGTTGTCCGTTATCATCATATTCATATTGATGCGTCGCACCGTCAGGGAGAGTAACCTCGGTCACCTGCCCCCAATCGTTACGCTGATACGCAGTGCGGCCCCCCAGCGGATCGATCTCGGCCACCAGTTGGTTGTCCACCCACTCGAATCGGGTCTCACCGCCGTCGGGTGTACGCTGAAGCAGAATATTATTACGTTCATCGCGCACATAGCTGAATACCCCGCCAAACCCGCTGTGGTAGTGGCTGGTCAGGGTGTCATCGTCGTATTCGAAGTGACCCGGCCAGTAGCCTTCTGAGGTTCTGTCCCGGATGGCGCGGCCTTTTTTATCGTAATCATGCTCAACCCAGGTCGAGCCTAAATCCGACCAGCGCAGCAGCCAGCCTTCCGGCGAGTAGCGATAGTCAAAATTACGCCCTTCATCAGCCCGTACGCTCAGTAAATGCCCACGATCGTCATAGCTATAGCTCGCCAGCGTTTTTAACGGCTGACGCTGCGGGGTGCATAGCGTCAGTGCCGTGATTCTTCGGCGCTCCGTTGTGACGTGAATTAAGCGCCCGTCGGACAATACAACCCAGCACAGTTCGCTCAGCATCCACTCGAAAGTCACTCGATTGCCAGCGGCATCTTCAATCGACGTTAGACAAAGCTGGAGACCAAGAGCATGCTCAAACCGATAGCGCAAGCCATCAACATGATGAAGCACCAGTTCACCCTGTTGGCGGGTCAGCCGCCATTGTGGGTTGGACGGCGAACGGCTGACATCTCCCTCATTGGGCAAGACGAAGAACGCCTGATTGAACTCGCCGTCCGTTAGCGTTGCTACCCCGTTGTTGAGCGTCAGGCTGATATCCCAGTTGGTACGCCACAGCCTGCCCAGCAAACCGGCGTACCGCTCTCCCGTCGAGCGATAGTAGCGTTGCAGTGACAGCGGCAACGTCCCCGTTAGTTGAATATCGGTACGTTTCTCCACCACGGCACCGGTTGCCATGTCGACCGGGTCGCCATTTTGTTTGCTATCTTTGCTATCTGCCTTGTTAGTGCCATTCTGATTATTCGCATCCTGCTGAGCCCCCTTTTTACCCGATGGCTTTTCAGTATTGCTGCCCGCATTAATGCTGTTCGCCTCTTCCGGAGGGGCTTCGCTTTTTTTCTTTACGGGCTCTTTCGGTTTGGGTTTTTCTTCAATGGCATTAGCGGGTTTTGACGACTCTGGTTTGTGCGGCGTATTTTCTTCTGCAGCTTGCTTTTTAGGCCGATGGTCTTTGCCTTTGTCACCATCAGGCTTGGCATCGCCTTGTTTAGTTGCGGTTGGAGAATCGGCAGGCTTCGAACCTGCAGATTGATTAGTGGCCCTGCTTTCCGCAGTTGTATGGCTTTGTGGGGCATCGGCTTTTTTCGCAAAGGAACCTTTAGGCCTCGGGCTACCGGAAACCCGTGTCACAATCAGAGGAATAAACTTATCAAATTCTTTCTCGAGGGTCGCAATGGCCTCATCGTAACGTTTAACTAACTGATCCAGATAGTCGAGCATCTTGCTAAACCGGTCTTTCATCAGCGCAACAATCCAGCCGTCCTTCTCTGAGGCCTTCATTGCCGTCACCAAAGCTTGCTGCATCGTCGCTAGCATTGCTTTGCCTTTCTGCCCGTACTCTTTCAGCAGACCTCGCAGTTCGGTGACGCCTTTTACCAGATTACCGTTGGACAGGCTGCGGATCGTTTTGATAGCAAACTGCACAGCCGCGGGTGAGGAGGCATTTCTCAGCGCTTTAATAATCGCCCGCCCGCTCACCTTAATGGCATCACCCAGCCCAGGAATCACCCCAATCACACACAGAACACCACCGGCCACATGCAGTGGATCGTCCATTAATTTAGGGTCTTCATGGGTTTGCCAGCACCACTCGCCAATGGAGTACACGTCCAGCGCTTGCCCCACGACAGGAATACAACCCAGAATAATCTCGCAGAACATCATGAGCGCGGCGTTATCATCCCCACCGGCATCCGCCGTTTCTGCCGCGAGGCTGTGGTGGATCTTGTTGATGGCCTGCTTTAGCTGGCGATTACCGCGGTTAATCTTTTTGTCCAGTTCCCAAAAACGACGATAAGCTTTTGTGTATTCATCAGGGATTGAGGTGAATATTCCCGCACCATCAACATCAATATGTCGGTCACTGCTGTCATCGGCGTCATACGTCACTAACCCCTGTTTACGCAGGAGAAGGAACAGCGTGAAGTACTCACCCGCTAGTGCGGCATAACCTGGAGTTGACTGTAATACGGGGTTGTTCTGGATGGTTTCCTGCGGCGTAAACTCATCCTCACCTTCCTCAAGTATCAACTCAAACGTGCTACATCCCATGTCGTAAATGAAACAGAGACCATTGGCATCCGTCTGCCCGTGGATTTCTGTTTTATTGCTGTCGATGAGGACAAATGGCGCATTGGGAACCGGCTCACCAGAGTCGTAATGGTAATAAATCAGGATTTCGCAGCCACACTCGACGCAACCTCCTGATATTTTTTTATCCGTGCTAAAACCCCGACTCGCAGCTTCCTCGCTGGAAAGCAACGCTGCCTGTTTGTTCTGACTCATGAAATGACGTCCTTTTTATTTTATGCTTCGTCCAGGTGGTCAATTGCTGCCTGATACAGGCGATCCATACGGCTTTGCGTGCCAATATATTCAGGCTGTACCAGAATGTTTTTTGCCCAAGGCTGATGCATGAATTCCGGCGAAAGTTCTGTCGCCAGTGCCAGCCAGCGCACGATATCGCGGTCGTTGTTAAAGCCGCTGTTCCTCGCCTGTTCCGTCTGCTGATGGGTAAACGCCTGTAGTTCATCATCAGGCGCGTTTTGCCAGTCAGCATGGTAAGCACGCAGATGTTCCATATAGCGCGCCAGATTGTGATGTCCGTAAGGCACCATGATGGCTTGCCATTGTTCGTCACTCAGTTGGCGAGGTAGGATGTCAGGAATAGAGTGTGGTTCGCGGGC encodes the following:
- a CDS encoding RHS repeat-associated core domain-containing protein, with translation MSQNKQAALLSSEEAASRGFSTDKKISGGCVECGCEILIYYHYDSGEPVPNAPFVLIDSNKTEIHGQTDANGLCFIYDMGCSTFELILEEGEDEFTPQETIQNNPVLQSTPGYAALAGEYFTLFLLLRKQGLVTYDADDSSDRHIDVDGAGIFTSIPDEYTKAYRRFWELDKKINRGNRQLKQAINKIHHSLAAETADAGGDDNAALMMFCEIILGCIPVVGQALDVYSIGEWCWQTHEDPKLMDDPLHVAGGVLCVIGVIPGLGDAIKVSGRAIIKALRNASSPAAVQFAIKTIRSLSNGNLVKGVTELRGLLKEYGQKGKAMLATMQQALVTAMKASEKDGWIVALMKDRFSKMLDYLDQLVKRYDEAIATLEKEFDKFIPLIVTRVSGSPRPKGSFAKKADAPQSHTTAESRATNQSAGSKPADSPTATKQGDAKPDGDKGKDHRPKKQAAEENTPHKPESSKPANAIEEKPKPKEPVKKKSEAPPEEANSINAGSNTEKPSGKKGAQQDANNQNGTNKADSKDSKQNGDPVDMATGAVVEKRTDIQLTGTLPLSLQRYYRSTGERYAGLLGRLWRTNWDISLTLNNGVATLTDGEFNQAFFVLPNEGDVSRSPSNPQWRLTRQQGELVLHHVDGLRYRFEHALGLQLCLTSIEDAAGNRVTFEWMLSELCWVVLSDGRLIHVTTERRRITALTLCTPQRQPLKTLASYSYDDRGHLLSVRADEGRNFDYRYSPEGWLLRWSDLGSTWVEHDYDKKGRAIRDRTSEGYWPGHFEYDDDTLTSHYHSGFGGVFSYVRDERNNILLQRTPDGGETRFEWVDNQLVAEIDPLGGRTAYQRNDWGQVTEVTLPDGATHQYEYDDNGQLLAYIDPLGSEWRYQRNAAGQVIEVNDPEGREWLYRYGDTGQLSTVIGPDGVLQRYHYNRRGLLSSLERDNAPPVMFRYDDLDRLTERHIGHEAGVQVRRWEYDGVRESPSKVVYEDGSETRFGYDVEGNLTAVTDALGQRYQFRYGAFDNLLEATDPLGATVRYHYNAEAEFAGVTNSQGRDWTYGFDRSGRLSEERHYDGRVYRYQYDVADRLVQRTAPDGSALHYEHDAAGRITRITAQKADGETDGITELAYDVAGRLTKAASPDAVVEYAYNRAGQVTSETVNGEAVQSGYDAGGQRAVVEGILAPLQLAWQSGRLSSLGIGSHQPLQFSHTAAGEEQRRSNGSGFALRHEWSPTGLLQRQALEGADGRVNDVLERRYQYDVLDRLTGISDSHWGEQAFRLNGAGQVTAERRDEGRRRQARLFGYDSEQNLCEVSQIAPGLGETLKVQDAVVQASARYDAAGRVIERGHTQYRYDDCGRLAVKRETRPGFRPKETNFDWDVQDRLVRVSLPDGARWRYRYDAFGRRVSKVREGQLPSAQAVARVAYRWDGDQLIGQQQYRADGSAAREVQWVYEPGSFRPLAQVEAQSDSTQLHYIVTDLTGTARELCSEEGEVRWRGEQGLWGAHREERRPIPLRRYLGDAANEEVYCELRYQGQLFDAETGLYYNRHRYYDAESGQYLSPDPIGLGGGIRPQGYVHNPLGWVDPLGLTEKEGGEDYEYSFGSLRHSLRRHSPHVGPPRQEPYASMKPKRQKGSLFPSEWGNRDIASAAKEVANNPLNKIASNREGFFGNVFEGTATRNGVTQKIRVITDHADPHIGGTGSGIITSSIPIK